AGCCCCATCGCCTCCCTCGAGCCGGTGATGCTCCTGTTTGTTGAGCTGTCCGTTGACCTTCGCAAGGGCAAGGCCGCCAAGGATGGTCTTTATCAGTACAAGAACATTGCCCAGAACACTAATGTCGGCACTATCGAGGTTCGTGTTGATCACCTTCGgtaaaaaaattttttttgagaCTTGTCACTAATCTAGGATTCTTTCATCTCTGTAGATTGTTCTTAAGAAGTTCATCGAACTCGCCGAGCAAAAGGTTACCGAGGCTCAGGCCAAGGCCGACGAGATTCAGTCGACCCTCGAGTCTGCCGCTCCTTCCTCCAACGTTGAAGATTTGGAGGCCATCGAAACCCCCGAGACCATCCTCCTTGCTACTGTCTCCGGTGAGCAGTCTCGCGACCGTACCGACCGCGCCGTTGTTACCCCTTGGCTCAAATTCCTGTGGGAGACCTACCGCACCGTTCTCGAGATCCTGAAGAACAATGCCCGTCTTGAGGTCATGTACCAGTCGACTGCCCTCCAGGCCTTCAAGTTCTGCCAGAAGTACGCCCGCAAGACCGAGTTCCGTCGTCTGTGTGAGCTTCTGCGCAACCACGTTCAGAATGCCGCCAAGTACTCCTCGCAGATGCACGCCATCAACCTGAGCGACGCTGACACCCTGCAGCGTCATCTCGACACTCGTTTCCAGCAGTTGAACGTTGCTGTTGAGTTGGAGCTGTGGCAGGAGGCTTTCCGCAGCATTGAGGACATCCACACTCTGTTGAACCTCAGCAAGCGCCCCGCCAAGAACATCATGATGGCCAACTACTACGAGAAGCTCGCCCGCATTTTCCTGGTCAGCGAGAACTACCTCTTCCACGCCGCCGCTTACAACCGCTATTACAATCTTCTCCGTCTTTCTTCCGTAGCCCTGGCTAGCGGCCAGAGCTCCAAGAAGGATAACCCATCGGTCACCGAGCTCGAGATGACCAAGGCCGCGTCCTTCGTCCTTCTCTCCGCTCTGTCCATCCCCGTTATCAGCACTTCTCGCTCCCGCGGCGCTTTGGTTGATGTGGATGAAGCTcgcaagaacaagaacaCCCGTCTCACTAACCTTCTCGGCATGGCCACCTCGCCCACCCGTACTGTGCTCTTCCGCGATGCTCTGAACAAGGGTCTGCTCCGCCGTGTGCGTCCCGAAATCCGCGAGTTGTACAACATTCTCGAGGTTGACTTCCACCCTCTGTCCATCTGCAAGAAAATTACTCCCATTCTCAAGCAGATTGGTGACGACCCCGAGATGGAGAAGTACGTTGTGCCTCTGCAGCAGGTCATTCTCACCCGTCTGTTCCAGCAGCTGTCCCAGGTTTACGAGTCCGTTGAGCTCAAGTTTGTCTACGAGCTTGCCCAGTTCCCCGCTCCCTTCCAGATCACCCCCGCCATGATCGAGAAGTTCATCATGAACGGTTGCAAGAAGGGTGATCTCGCTATTCGCGTTGACCACATCTCCGGAGTCTTGACCTTCGACTCCGATGTCTTCTCTTCTGCCAAGGCTGCCCACGCCGGCAGCGGTGCTGGCTCCGCCGAGAGTGAGGTTGGCTCTGTCCAGCGTCTGCAGCACACTCCCGCCGAGATTGCCCGTTTCCAGGTCGCCCGTCTCGCCAAGACTCTCCACGTTGCCTGCATGTACGTTGATCCCTCCTACAGCCAGGCTCGCCTTCAGGCCAAGCAGACTGCTCAGGCCCGCGCCATTGCCGGTGCCACCCAGGAGCATGAGCAGACCCTTGCCCGTCGCGTTCTTAtcgacaagaagaaggaagccGCTACCGATGCCCTGCAGCGCAAGCAGCGTGAGGAGGAGACTCGCAAGCGTGTCCGTGCTCAGCAGCTCCAGGATGCCGAGAAGCAGCGCCTGGCGGATGAGCAGCGTGACCGGGAGCTCAAGCGTATCAAGGATGAGCAAGACCGAATTCGCCAGGAGGAGCTCAAGAAGCAGCTCGAGGAGCTCAAGACTGGTGTTAAGGGTATTGACGTCAGCGAGATCGACCTTGACGAGCTTGATGCCAACCGCCTGCGTGCTTTGAAGCTGGCTCAGCtcgagaaggagaagaatgagCTGAATGACCGTATCCGCACCACTGCTAAGCGTATCGACCACTTGGAGCGTGCCTTCCGTCGCGAGGAACTGAAGCACATCTCCGCCGATTACGATGCTCAGAAGAAGCTCGACAAGGATCTTTACGAGAAGCAAGTTGCCGAGGAGCAGCGCGAGGCCAAGGAGAAGCACGCCGAGGCTGTTGCCCTCAAGCACCGTCTGGGTCGTCTCGTTCCTCAGTTCAGCAACTTCCGCAGAGAAGTTTCCGAGAAGCGCCACGAGGAGTTCGAAAAGCGTCGCAAGGCCGCCGAGCGCGAGTTCGAGGCTAAGAAGAAGCAGCGTGTCAAGGAGGTCCAGGAGCGCCGCCGCCGTGAGAAGCAAGAgcgcgaggaagaggaggctCGTCGcaaggaggagcaggagcgtGCTGAGCGCGAGGAGCAGGAACGCGTCGCCCGCGAGGAGGAGCGCCGCCGTATCTTGATTGAGGAGAAGGCCAAGCGCGATGAACAGCGATCGTCAGTATTCCCTTGCTCTAGTTGCACCTCAAACGTTGATATTAACTTGACATTCAGTAAAATGGACGAGACCGCCCTCAAGCAGCAACAGAGAGAGGCCGAAGCCGAAGCCCGCCGCGCGGCTCGCAAGGGTGGATACGAAGAGCCATTCGAACGAACCGCGCCCCGTCTCAATATCGCTGCACGCACTGGAGCCGCCCCCTCGTCCTGGAGAGAACGTCAAGCAGCCAAGGAAGCCAGTGGTGTCCCCGCCGAACCCGTTCGCGCTCCCGTTCGCGCCCCGGTCCGCGATGAGCCCGCCCCTCTCCGCAAGGGTGGATACGTTCCTCCCCACCTGCGCCCCGGTGCCTCCGCCAGCGCTGGATCCGCCCCCCCTCCACCTGCCCCCCACGAGCCCCGTGAAACCCGCGAGGCTCTGCCCCGTGAGGCTCCTACCGAGCGCTGGGCGCCTCGTCAACCCCGTGAATCCTCTTCCCAGTCTCCTGCTCCCGCTTCGGAATCCAAGCCCGCCGCCGGTGGCAAGTGGGTCCCCAAATggaagcagcagcagcagtaAACGACCGAGCTACGACTTTCCCGTTAAAAAGTGTACCCAAGCTCATTTCTTTTTGGCGCTATTTTCATGACCCTTCTGCATATTTCGTGTATCATTCACCCATGTTCACCCTGTCACTTGTTAATGGGGGCCACAGTTCTGTCTTTCAGCTCGCTCGGAATATGATATAATCTTTTCCTAGTTTTTTTGGTACTATTTGGTGGTTCTATAGACGTTTTAGACAATTCTTAAGAATTTTTAACATGGAGAATGACGGAATTGAGTGGATCTTCACCTTGAAGGACCATTAGGCCCCGCACATGCACAGGTTGCATACAAGCATGCATATCGGAGCGGGTACTTTTCTTTAAAGGTTTCGAGCTAGTAGACCAAGACTGAATCTTTTAAACAAATTGCATTGGATGGTATCACAATTTCAAGTTTACAAGCATGTAACCTCGAAAGCTCTCTATGAACAACTAGGACGAGAAGACAAGGAAGATGGCCTAGTAAACATCAACATGGATATCTGACAAAAGAGTAGAAAAGGTACATGAAAGAAAAGATAGCAGTCTATGATCCTGACCCGAGGAAACAGAAACACAGTCGCAAAAATGATCAAGTCTTGAACATCAACATCGAACTTATGCAGCGGCGACTTCAGGATTAGCTCCAAACAGCTTCTCCCTCCATTCCCCGCAGACAGCTTCAAATCCACTGACTACATCGCCGCAGACCTTCCCAGCCTCTCGGTCTTTGAGCCGACGGTCCCACTCACCGCGCTCGATCCATCGCGATCCCTCTTCGCGACTATCTTCTTCTCGCCGAATATCAGCGACGAGTTCTCGCGCAGAGCGTAACCGACGGGACGCTGTTGAAGTCAATTGTCTCGACTCATAGAGGGTGTCGCTTAAGCCGCGAAGTGTGTGTGTGATCTCTGCGGTTTGCGAAATGAGGGCTTGGAGAGAGGCCAGGGGGTCTTGTGCGGATGACTGAGGGGTTGTTGATCGAGAGTCTTGTTGTTCTGAGAAGGGGTAAGGGAGATTTGGCAACAATCCTTCGTCGATGAGGGGCATGAGAGAGTCGATGGCATCGTCGGAAAGGAGAGGGAatggagagaagaggagTGGGTGGACGAGGGATTGGAGGGCGCGGGTTTGGTGGGTGAGATGTGATGTGATTGAGGAATGAGCGGTGATAAGTCTGCGATTAGAGATAAGCAATCAGGGTCGGTGAAATTGTGTTAAGCCTGGAGAATTTGAACTTGCCTCATAGCACTGTTCTCAATCCCACTTTGTCCACCAAGATCTTTCAATGACTCGACCGTTCGCTGAATGACACGGTCACTTTCGCTTCCATTATTCTCTATACCCCGTCGAGCGAGACTCTCAATCTCAGCCAATTGGTTTTCCAAGGCGGGAGAGATATCCGCCTCTTCCAGATCGGAATCAGGCCCATAATCAGAGCCATCATATTGTGACTCCTGCCGGCGGTGCTGCCGCAAATGGGTTGCACGGTGTTTATTCCTTGACAGATTGTGCGAATCTCTTGCTGGTGAGAGGGAAGGTGACCGGGAGCGCACGCTGTGCGCTGATTGCATATATATCTCTTCTCCATCACTGTGACCCATTTGCTGTGATCCCGCACGACTAATGTCCTGGCCTGACGCATATCCATAtccatcttcctcttctccccATGCATCTGCTAGCTCATCGGCTAGGTTTCCCAGTCCTCCACCGCCCGTATCAACGGTGCCAGAGAAGTCTCCGGATTCTCTGCGGGACCCACTCATGGCGTTAGAGTTACGGCGGGACGCGATGGGAGACGGTGGTGCAGATAATCGGGGTATCCGCGGCGACCGAGGGCTTTCAAGTGAAAACGAATTCCCAGATGTTCCAGGGGAGATAGGTGAGTCGTCTGGGGCTGATGGGTAGCGGTGTGAGAGTTTCAGGGGAGATGGAGGGAGGGGCATTGAATCGTTCGGAGGTATCACACGGGACCTCCTGGGTTGGTGGATGCTTTTATTTGGGAAACTGAGAGAGCTCAAGAAGGGCAACTCAGCCAGAGAAAAGGAACGAGCAGTTGTAGTCCAGCTGCAGACGAGGAACAGCTGTTGATTAGGACGTTCAACTGGACGTTTCGATAGCTCTAGATCCGACTCAATGTTGTAGTATAGCGCTGTCTCCAAGGAACAAAGACCAGGCTGATATCAATTGATATAAAAGCACACGTTAAACGACAGACTTCTCAACAAAAGAGTAACTGCATCATTAGAATGCAGGAGGGGTGCATCAACAACTCAATTTCAACCTTCACCGCCGACTGATATTCGTCACCGCCCGGCATAAAAAGAACAAGAGCGTCAAACCCCACATTATCATTCTCACATTAACCATGTCAAGATGAGTTCTATTGAACGCATGTCCCCATTGGACCTGCTAGACCTTAATTTGACCAATCTTGACCCCCTTACTGAGAACTATGATCTCGGCTTCTACTTGAACTACTTGAACAAATGGCCTTCGTTGTTCAGCACCGTCAAGGACCATGATGCTGGCATTGTAGGTTATAGTATGTTTCTAGTCCTAACATGGCACAATCTCCTCAGTTCCCATGAGATCTAGCTGATGTGTTCCTTTAGTTATGGGAAAACTCGAAGAGCAACACCCTGCAATGCGCCACTCTGAGCACTACACTCCATGGCACGGACACATCACAGTCTTGACCGTCGCCCCAGCCTGGCGTCGTCTCGGATTTGCACGCAGATTGACTGAGCAGCTCGAGCGGGGATCTGACAGTAAAGATGCCTGGTTTGTGGATCTCTACGTTCGCGCCGGAAATAAAGTCGCATATGATATGTACAAAGGAATGGGGTAAGTGAAGCCTATGGATATGTGAACTTTGAATTGATTATTGACTTATGTATTGACAGATACTCTGTCTTCCGGCGGGTGGTTAATTATTATAGCGATGATCCATCGGGGATGTCGGAGACTGGAGAAGATGCGTTCGATATGCGTAAGCCATGCAGTCGAGATAAGAAGCTTGAGCATGTGCGAGAAAATGGTGAGAATTTCCCTGTCGGACCGGAGGATGTGATGTAAAAATGCCCCTCTTTTTATGGTCTTTATCGAAGTGGCTATGTATGACTTTGTCTTCTGTCTCTCTCGCCTTTTTCTTCCAGGGATTCATGGCATCGAGGGCCTAAATAGGACTGGGGGTTTTGTGGACAAAATTGTTGAACAGAATCAGATGTATTataagttttttttttaccattTCCCGTCCAAGTTAAGATGAAGTGCGCCGTGTCTCCCACTGGATTGAGAGAAACAGTATGAGTTGCAGGGAGGTAGTACCATATGCAGAATGACCAAAATGTGAAGCTGATGGTTGGTTTCGTCGTTTCAGCATTCCCCTGCCAAGAAATAACTGGAACAAGACTGAATCCTCTGTGGGGTGATGATGGGTGTATTTGCAAGAAATTTCAGCAGCTAACAGCCAAGGCTAAAGCTCTGACATGGAAATTGGGATCGAGGCGCAGGAATCTGACACAGGTCACAAGAACCGCAGAGACAATGAGACAGCAAGCGGTGAGAAGCTGAGCCCCGAGGACTTTGTTTGTATCAGCTAGAATTGCACCACCAATTGGAGTAGCGATCAGTGGGCCGATGAAAGTGACCACAAAAACCATGCCCAGGTTTTGCACGTCCGGAGTTATACTCGCCATGACCATAGGCGGCAGAGACACAACCCCACCCAAGACGAAGCTGTAGAAGACGGCAAAGATGATGAGGCCAGGCACGATGTGAAAACGGATCCAGATCAATGCGAGGACGGTAGTGATAGGCGCGGCAGGCGTGAGCACATTCAAAGGGCCAAGCTTTTCAGCGAGGAAGTTTGGCACAATACGGCCAAGGTTTGAGGCGGCTTTTAGTATAGAGAGTAGGTAGAATCCCAGGTTGGAGTCTACAATGCCTGCCTCTATTGCATAAGACGTCACATAGAAAAGCAAGTTGCAGAAACCCAAGAAACCCATGAACATGACAATGGTGAATGTAGTACAGGCCAGCTTCTCTAGGGCTTTCAGGGCAGACGACCAGTAGAGCTTACACTTCACCTTTGGCTGGATACGCAAGCGCATGATGCCAATTGAGATGCAAATGAAGCCAAAGCAGACGAATCCAAGTGCTCGGGTAGCCTAGGCAACACTGACCTTCTGCAACTGATCGAACAGGATTGGGTAGATCACACCACAGATCCTGCTGCCACTGGCAACCAAGCCGTTGGTAAGGCCTCTCTTGCAGCGGGAGTACTGTGACAGGATGGCAACGAAGGGCACAAAAAGAAAGCCTGCTACGAGTCCAATGCAGACAAGAGTCAGTTGTTGGTAATTTGTGGCAAGGCTGGTGATCATCCAGCCAAAGGGCAGCAGGAATGCAACAAATATGATCAGGGATGGAAGGTTACCAGTGTCAAACAGTGGACCTGTTATGACTTCAACCATTATCAGAAGGAAAGACTGCAACGATCCAACCCCAGGAATGGTTTATAATGAAGTACTAACGAGCAACTCTAGTTCGTAATAGGTTTTGATGTGCATCCCAGGTATTGATAAGGACCCTGTTTAGCATATTAGCAATAGGATTCTTATGCTGAAGAACATGTACTAGCCATGGATTGATAAATCGAACGAATAAGACTAATGCTTGGAGCCATGTTGCGGACCTGTATCGAACGTTAACTAAGGCTCTTTCTCCGGACAAGGTGATATGTAGGAATTGAATCGTTCCTCGCGAGTGGCTGGGGAACCAGCGAGGACCTTTTGCTCTATATCCAAGTTAGTCGACCCCATGTCGTTTCATGTATCGGTCCAACATATGCCCCCTCACGGGTGAGAGCGCAGTATAGCAGCctgattaaaaaaaaagtcttaGCCGTGCGATGATGGAAATGCAAGATGATGGAAACCGCAAAGGATACACGACATTTACGTGGCGTATAAACCCCCAACGAAGCTGAGCTTACCTGGCGCTTTCCGAGGTTGGCCATTCGGCCATTCGAGAGATAAGATGAGGGTTGATGTGACAATTGACTGGGCTTTTTCTAGAACAAGACATGGAGTTAGTGTACTTTGACTTGAGTATGTTGTGTGAATACCTAAATGAATCGAAATAACCGACTTTACTCTTATTTTATCAACCCTTTTGAAGAAAAATCTTTGCTTACTGACGGCAAATTGGTTGCCCAGGTGCTGAAACTGACCTAGTCATCGTGAGTAAGATCCATAAGCCAAGGTAGATGTAACATTGAGAATCGCCGAATCTGCTTTTCCGTCAAGAGAGAATGTTCCTAGTACAGGCATCAGTGGGACATGCTCGTACTGAGGGCATGGAAGTGTGCATATCAACTTGTCTGCTGCAAAAAATCTTGTCAATTCAATGCATCTTTGTCGAACTCGGGGCTTCAATTACACATGGAAAGACACCAGGAATGATATGAGGCATGTGAAAAGTCCGAAGACCATTGAAATACCAACAATTCTCATGTGCTTTAAATGCGCTATAACTGCATCTTCTACCATGTTGAAGTATGTATTTCCAAGAAGATAAACTGTTCAAATTATTTTTGGATATGTTTTTTTCCGTTCTAGATTCATGTACAAAGCCTCATTGGTGTCCATGTTTCATCAAGGACATCCaagtctctttttttttcgacgGTTCTTCGAATCCCAGAACTCCAAACGCTATGCTGAAACCcaaagaaaagcaaaagaTGGAAAAGAGCCTCCGTGGAGAGCGGTTGGCACCGTTTTGACCACTACAACAGCTCCTCGCATGTCCAATCCTCATACCTAGAGTCGAGCATAGTTAGATCTCGCGCGCCATTCATTTTTGAACAGAGAATTGCTTACCATCCATCGGGCAGGTATCGGCGAATGATCAGGGGGATCTTCTTCTGATTCAATTCCATCATAGCGATCTGCAGGGGATCGGTTTCACCCTCGAGGTCGACAAGAACGGGGGCGTTCATACTATGCCAAATGTCAGCAAGCTTCAGCCAACAGAATGTATGCGCATTCGTTTGTATCAAGAGCAACAGACCTGATTTGCAGGGCACGGGTACCGAGAACACGCGCGCGCTCGTACTTGGTCAAGTACGGGGTGGTGGTGCGCTGATCGTTGGGTACTTTCTTCTCGCGCGACTGCTCCATCACTTTTCCTGCGTATCCTGCATTGGGGTCGCCAGAAACCACGACATTGTCGCCGTTGGTGGTGGGGTAATCTTCTCCCTCAATCCCGTCTTCGACCTCGAGGCCTTCATGTTCCTCCGGCTCCTCATCAAACACATCCTCGCCGGGCTCGTAGTCGAAGCTGCGCACACCACATTGTTAGAAAATAGGGCTATTAAAGTGCATGCGAACACATTTGGAGGCTGTCTGGAGGCAAAATGGAAGCAAAGTTCATTTGCGCCTGATTCCCGGGCAAACTGGTGAAGGGAGGTAGCTTACGTCTCTTCGACGTCGTCGTCGTGGCCGTAGTCAGACATAATGACAGTTAAACCTTATAAAAGGAGCGAAGTTCTTGTAGACCGAAGCGAGTGATGAAAGACCCAGAGGTATGAGAGACAAGTCGGGGGGGCTCGAGGTGGGATTTGATGCTAAAAATCCTGGGAGCGGAAAAACTTCCTCTGCCTTGGCCGTCACCGCCTTTCTGGCAAAAAATAAAATTATCAGTTCGACATTCACGTCCAAACTTCCTTGTGCCCTGAGATACTTTCTCTTTGTCAGTCCTCCCTTTCAGGGCTTTTCATGATGGCCATGAAACGAAAGGTCTCATCAGAGGGGCTCATAACCCCTAAACGACACCAGAAGCAGAGCGTCCTAGACAATTCCGGTTAGTTTACGTCCTCGGTATATGTTTTTTGACAAAGTGATCCAATTGCTGACATTTCTACAGACTTGATCTATGAGGAAAATCACTCTGACGCCGAGTACTCAGATCCTGGAACTCCAAGCTTAATGAGTGAAGACATGGACGGATCTCCAATGACCCCATTCTCGGCCACCTCTTCCCGCCGTGACCGATTCCCATCCGAGTTCAAAACCCTACGTTGCCCATTCGAAGGGTGCGACAAGGCCTTCAATCGTCCGGCTCGACTCAAGGAGCATATTCGATCACACAACAACGAAAGAATCTTCAAGTGTGAGGCCGAGGGCTGTGATAAGACATTCTTGCGCATTTCTCACCTTCAACATCATGTCAAGAGTGCACATACGGGTGTTCGAGACTACGTTTGCGACTACCCGGGTTGTAATAAGAGCTTTGTGAACGGGTCACGGCTTCGCCGGCATGTCGCTACACACGATGGACATGATACGTATCGATGTACCGACTACCCACCTTGCCTCCAGACATTCCGGAAGCACTCGACGCTACAGAAACACATCATGGTTGTTCACTTGAACCATAAGCCATTTCCATGTACTTATGTGGACCCAATTACCAAAGAGAAATGCGGGATGGCTTTTGACAAGGCTGGTAACCTGCGGACACACCAGAGCAGGGTCCATGCCGAGAAGCGATTCACTTGTGCAGAATGTGCCGAACAGATGGAAGCCCAGTCATCAGAAACGGCCGACGACAGCGCAAAACAGGACGTATCCTTCCCCACGTATGCCAGTCTACAAAATCACATTCGGATTATTCACCCTCCCTCATGTCCCCAGTGTCCGTTGGTTTGTTCCACAGCACGAGGGTTGCGACGCCACCTCGAGATAGCCCACGGCAATGTCACTCTTGAAGAGCGAAAGATATTCCCGTGCTCTTTCCCCGGATGCGGACGCAGCTTCACCAAGCAAGGCAACCTGACCGTCCACGTTCGCACAGTACACGACGGCGAAAAACGGTTTGTCTGCGGTGAAACAGATCTCTCCAAATCCACCAGGCTGGATGGATGGGATGGCGTCGGCTGTGGCAAGCGCTACGGAAACAAGGTGACCCTCGAAGACCACATCCGCGTTGCACACCTGGGTCTTCCGAATGCCAGGCAACGGCGCCAAGAAAAGGCGAGCCTAAAATCGACGCAGAATTCTGTTTCCACTCTTTCCGCTCTCACAGGCCAAGGCTACGCCGAGGAAACAGGACGACAGATCGCATGCTTTTACCCTGAGACGTGCCCACATCGTTTCCATCGCAACTACGATTTGTGGGTACACATGACCACCAAACACAGCTGCACCGAGGACGAGGTCCAGAACCTCTTTATGCAGCGTGCATTGCTTAGCGATGAGTCTACCCCTGGAGTTAACTCGCTGGGAATCTACGGTCTTGGATATGATCAGGATGGCCCGTCTTACTACCAACAATCCTATGCAGGAGGAGACCACTCCTCGGATGTTGCTTTTGGCTCACAGTCGAATGAGTCATCTTATCTCCCTAGTCAACCGGGCTTGGATTCTGATTACTTGATGCAAGACGATTTCCCAATGAGTGCGGCGGCTCTTTGATACCGGACTTTGATCCTATGATACCCAGCCATAACCAAACGGCCCTGGTTGACCCTGTAATTGTTTACCATGTGATGTTCATAGTGACGGTTGGCATTTCTACGATGTTACGATTATCTAGCGTTCTTGATGCGTTTGTATGCATGGACTTTTCTTCCAAGAAAGTCCCTGTTCCTCAATAGCGTGTTGGCTTCGTGTATATGTGTGGTTAACTTGACAAAGTCAAATCTCGGAGGACCAGCTTCAAAATGAATCCAACTTCACTAGCGATCGTCGATCTAGCCTTACGACGCCGTACTATCCGGCTTGTCGACCAGAGATGCCCTTGTCTTCTTATGGCCCGCTTGTTGATTGCCAATGGTGGAAAATATAACATGAGATATCTTGGACTGAAGAAAACTGCATCTTGTGAAATCTTTGTGCATCCTAGATCAGCCAAGGCTTCTTTCTAGCTCTTGGCGTGACTGTGTATGAATAGATGCGATCTTCCATTCCCATCCATCTTTTATCAACATTCCTTCTCTCTTCGTAGTatctcctcctccgcctTTTCATTTCTTATTCTCCGCTACAGAAACTACCAGAGTGATCATTGGATTACTCACTGTTGAACCCGACGAACTGCGCCAGCCAATCATCCTCATACTCCCCAACCCACAGCCCCTCCTTCATCAGATCAACCAACCCCCAGGGAATATGTCTAGCATGGTCCTGAAAAGGAGGTGACCGAAGTGCCAGCACGCGGCcatccttctcttctcccCAGACAAGGGTCTGCAGGGGGTAGTCCCAAGCAATGGCGTGGTCATCCCGGCACCACAGCGAACGACAGATCCTCAACCGCTGTTCGGCCCAGTAGTTCCGCGCAATCTGACTCCGGATTTCTTCCGGGCAGAGCTCGTGTACCTCGATCTCGCTTTCCAGGAAGGGAAACAGTGGCGGCCATTCGATAGGGTCCCAGGGGAATGACGGCAAGCCAGTGAGGTGCTTGCAGAACTCCACTTGCACAGCGTTCGCCACATCAACGCCGTAGATGGTA
The nucleotide sequence above comes from Penicillium digitatum chromosome 1, complete sequence. Encoded proteins:
- a CDS encoding N-acetyltransferase (Nat5), putative: MSSIERMSPLDLLDLNLTNLDPLTENYDLGFYLNYLNKWPSLFSTVKDHDAGIVGYIMGKLEEQHPAMRHSEHYTPWHGHITVLTVAPAWRRLGFARRLTEQLERGSDSKDAWFVDLYVRAGNKVAYDMYKGMGYSVFRRVVNYYSDDPSGMSETGEDAFDMRKPCSRDKKLEHVRENGENFPVGPEDVM
- a CDS encoding DNA-directed RNA polymerase I, II, and III subunit Rpb6; its protein translation is MSDYGHDDDVEETFDYEPGEDVFDEEPEEHEGLEVEDGIEGEDYPTTNGDNVVVSGDPNAGYAGKVMEQSREKKVPNDQRTTTPYLTKYERARVLGTRALQISMNAPVLVDLEGETDPLQIAMMELNQKKIPLIIRRYLPDGWYEDWTCEELL
- a CDS encoding MFS monocarboxylate transporter, putative, coding for MRLRIQPKVKCKLYWSSALKALEKLACTTFTIVMFMGFLGFCNLLFYVTSYAIEAGIVDSNLGFYLLSILKAASNLGRIVPNFLAEKLGPLNVLTPAAPITTVLALIWIRFHIVPGLIIFAVFYSFVLGGVVSLPPMVMASITPDVQNLGMVFVVTFIGPLIATPIGGAILADTNKVLGAQLLTACCLIVSAVLVTCVRFLRLDPNFHVRALALAVSC
- a CDS encoding WD domain-containing protein, with the translated sequence MPLPPSPLKLSHRYPSAPDDSPISPGTSGNSFSLESPRSPRIPRLSAPPSPIASRRNSNAMSGSRRESGDFSGTVDTGGGGLGNLADELADAWGEEEDGYGYASGQDISRAGSQQMGHSDGEEIYMQSAHSVRSRSPSLSPARDSHNLSRNKHRATHLRQHRRQESQYDGSDYGPDSDLEEADISPALENQLAEIESLARRGIENNGSESDRVIQRTVESLKDLGGQSGIENSAMRLITAHSSITSHLTHQTRALQSLVHPLLFSPFPLLSDDAIDSLMPLIDEGLLPNLPYPFSEQQDSRSTTPQSSAQDPLASLQALISQTAEITHTLRGLSDTLYESRQLTSTASRRLRSARELVADIRREEDSREEGSRWIERGEWDRRLKDREAGKVCGDVVSGFEAVCGEWREKLFGANPEVAAA
- a CDS encoding Zinc finger, C2H2; amino-acid sequence: MAMKRKVSSEGLITPKRHQKQSVLDNSDLIYEENHSDAEYSDPGTPSLMSEDMDGSPMTPFSATSSRRDRFPSEFKTLRCPFEGCDKAFNRPARLKEHIRSHNNERIFKCEAEGCDKTFLRISHLQHHVKSAHTGVRDYVCDYPGCNKSFVNGSRLRRHVATHDGHDTYRCTDYPPCLQTFRKHSTLQKHIMVVHLNHKPFPCTYVDPITKEKCGMAFDKAGNLRTHQSRVHAEKRFTCAECAEQMEAQSSETADDSAKQDVSFPTYASLQNHIRIIHPPSCPQCPLVCSTARGLRRHLEIAHGNVTLEERKIFPCSFPGCGRSFTKQGNLTVHVRTVHDGEKRFVCGETDLSKSTRLDGWDGVGCGKRYGNKVTLEDHIRVAHLGLPNARQRRQEKASLKSTQNSVSTLSALTGQGYAEETGRQIACFYPETCPHRFHRNYDLWVHMTTKHSCTEDEVQNLFMQRALLSDESTPGVNSLGIYGLGYDQDGPSYYQQSYAGGDHSSDVAFGSQSNESSYLPSQPGLDSDYLMQDDFPMSAAAL
- a CDS encoding Eukaryotic translation initiation factor 3 subunit EifCa, putative codes for the protein MPPPPHIKPENVLKRAQELIAVGQAAAALTVLHEHVTSKRTRSSPIASLEPVMLLFVELSVDLRKGKAAKDGLYQYKNIAQNTNVGTIEIVLKKFIELAEQKVTEAQAKADEIQSTLESAAPSSNVEDLEAIETPETILLATVSGEQSRDRTDRAVVTPWLKFLWETYRTVLEILKNNARLEVMYQSTALQAFKFCQKYARKTEFRRLCELLRNHVQNAAKYSSQMHAINLSDADTLQRHLDTRFQQLNVAVELELWQEAFRSIEDIHTLLNLSKRPAKNIMMANYYEKLARIFLVSENYLFHAAAYNRYYNLLRLSSVALASGQSSKKDNPSVTELEMTKAASFVLLSALSIPVISTSRSRGALVDVDEARKNKNTRLTNLLGMATSPTRTVLFRDALNKGLLRRVRPEIRELYNILEVDFHPLSICKKITPILKQIGDDPEMEKYVVPLQQVILTRLFQQLSQVYESVELKFVYELAQFPAPFQITPAMIEKFIMNGCKKGDLAIRVDHISGVLTFDSDVFSSAKAAHAGSGAGSAESEVGSVQRLQHTPAEIARFQVARLAKTLHVACMYVDPSYSQARLQAKQTAQARAIAGATQEHEQTLARRVLIDKKKEAATDALQRKQREEETRKRVRAQQLQDAEKQRLADEQRDRELKRIKDEQDRIRQEELKKQLEELKTGVKGIDVSEIDLDELDANRLRALKLAQLEKEKNELNDRIRTTAKRIDHLERAFRREELKHISADYDAQKKLDKDLYEKQVAEEQREAKEKHAEAVALKHRLGRLVPQFSNFRREVSEKRHEEFEKRRKAAEREFEAKKKQRVKEVQERRRREKQEREEEEARRKEEQERAEREEQERVAREEERRRILIEEKAKRDEQRSKMDETALKQQQREAEAEARRAARKGGYEEPFERTAPRLNIAARTGAAPSSWRERQAAKEASGVPAEPVRAPVRAPVRDEPAPLRKGGYVPPHLRPGASASAGSAPPPPAPHEPRETREALPREAPTERWAPRQPRESSSQSPAPASESKPAAGGKWVPKWKQQQQ